From a single Agrobacterium tumefaciens genomic region:
- a CDS encoding YgfZ/GcvT domain-containing protein: protein MPSAFLADRRLIRVSGTGAEEFLNNLITADVENLAEGEARASALLTPQGKILFDFLIARDGTDYLIETGAAEQDALLRRLTMYKLRAPVDLKSEATEGVSVFWNENAPEAGIKDGRFAKTGVDLFRVPGASASGDAAAYDALRVEHGIAESGRDYALQDAFPHDVLMDVNDGVSFKKGCFVGQEVVSRMKHRGTARRRVVTVSAEGPLPATGTEITANGKPVGTLGTVCGNNALAIVRIDRIAAGTPLLAENATITVALPAWSGLSFPAADPAARAED, encoded by the coding sequence ATGCCTTCCGCCTTTCTTGCCGACCGCCGCCTGATCAGAGTTTCCGGCACAGGCGCCGAGGAATTTCTGAACAATCTCATCACCGCCGATGTTGAAAATCTGGCTGAGGGCGAAGCCCGCGCTTCGGCGCTGCTGACGCCGCAGGGCAAGATCCTGTTCGATTTCCTGATTGCGCGCGACGGAACGGATTACCTGATCGAGACGGGTGCTGCCGAGCAGGATGCGTTGCTGCGCCGCTTGACGATGTACAAGCTGCGCGCGCCGGTCGATCTGAAATCCGAAGCCACCGAAGGCGTCAGCGTTTTCTGGAACGAGAATGCGCCGGAAGCAGGCATCAAGGATGGGCGTTTCGCCAAGACAGGGGTCGACCTATTCCGCGTGCCGGGCGCATCTGCCTCCGGCGACGCTGCAGCCTATGATGCGCTGCGCGTCGAACACGGCATTGCCGAATCCGGCCGGGATTATGCGCTGCAGGATGCCTTTCCCCATGATGTGCTGATGGATGTGAATGACGGCGTTTCCTTCAAGAAGGGCTGCTTCGTCGGCCAGGAGGTCGTCTCGCGCATGAAACATCGCGGCACGGCAAGGCGGCGCGTCGTTACCGTTTCGGCGGAAGGTCCGCTTCCCGCCACCGGGACGGAGATTACCGCCAATGGAAAACCGGTGGGCACTCTTGGGACCGTTTGCGGCAACAACGCTCTTGCCATTGTGCGGATCGATCGCATTGCCGCCGGCACGCCGCTTCTTGCAGAAAATGCCACCATAACCGTGGCCCTGCCGGCCTGGAGTGGCCTTTCCTTTCCGGCCGCCGATCCGGCAGCGCGGGCGGAGGACTAG
- a CDS encoding metal-binding protein ZinT has product MQKTHILVTGAVALGSMLLVAAAATAAGGDKSAAHSHDHGHDHGHQMTEAEKKIYSGYFEDAQVKPRTLSDWDGDWQSVYPYLLNGSLDSVMAEKAAHGDKTAAEYRAYYDIGYKTDVNRIVIKGDSVAFYKEGKPVEGTYASDGQEILTYKKGNRGVRYIFKKTAGDEAAPQFIQFSDHSIAPVKAGHYHLYWGNDRKALLDEVTNWPTYYPFLMDGADIVKEMAAH; this is encoded by the coding sequence ATGCAGAAGACACACATCCTCGTCACCGGCGCGGTGGCACTTGGTTCCATGCTGCTGGTGGCAGCCGCTGCCACGGCCGCCGGGGGTGACAAATCCGCCGCCCACAGCCATGACCATGGGCACGATCACGGCCACCAGATGACCGAGGCGGAAAAGAAGATTTACAGCGGCTATTTCGAAGACGCCCAGGTGAAGCCGCGCACGCTTTCCGACTGGGACGGCGACTGGCAGTCTGTCTATCCCTACCTGCTGAACGGCTCGCTTGATTCCGTCATGGCCGAAAAAGCCGCCCATGGTGACAAGACGGCTGCAGAATATCGCGCCTATTACGACATCGGTTACAAGACGGATGTGAACCGCATCGTCATCAAGGGCGACAGCGTGGCCTTTTACAAGGAAGGCAAGCCGGTCGAAGGCACATATGCCAGCGACGGTCAGGAAATCTTGACCTACAAGAAGGGCAATCGCGGCGTAAGATACATCTTCAAGAAGACTGCTGGCGACGAGGCTGCTCCGCAGTTCATCCAGTTCAGCGACCATTCCATCGCCCCGGTCAAGGCAGGCCACTACCATCTCTACTGGGGGAATGACCGCAAGGCCCTGCTGGACGAAGTCACCAACTGGCCCACCTATTATCCCTTCCTGATGGACGGCGCTGATATCGTCAAGGAAATGGCGGCGCATTGA
- a CDS encoding ABC transporter permease yields the protein MSAIMESTVTAEPRKPLIARVNWVKAAPWLYTLALFVLWELLVYALKMPPTILPSPVRVGQAILQYWSPIWKNSLQTLYTTTLGFAIAVVAGLAIGLFIGWSKTIYAGLYPLMIGFNAIPKVALVPILVIWFGIGTVPAVLTAFLISFFPIVVNVATGLATIEPETEDVLRALGAKKMDIMLKVGIPRSMPYFFGSLKIAITLAFVGSVVSETVASNYGLGNMMSSAQSQFNVPLVFAGLLMLAVEGIVMYAIMAWLEKRMTGWAHRSTMGQ from the coding sequence ATGAGTGCGATCATGGAAAGCACCGTCACGGCCGAGCCGCGCAAGCCGCTGATTGCCCGCGTCAACTGGGTGAAGGCGGCCCCCTGGCTCTATACGCTGGCGCTCTTCGTGCTGTGGGAATTACTGGTATATGCGCTGAAAATGCCGCCCACCATCCTGCCGTCGCCCGTGAGAGTAGGTCAGGCCATCCTGCAATATTGGTCGCCGATCTGGAAGAATTCGCTGCAGACGCTTTATACGACGACTTTGGGCTTTGCCATCGCCGTTGTCGCCGGCCTTGCCATCGGCCTGTTCATCGGCTGGTCGAAAACCATTTATGCCGGGCTTTATCCGTTGATGATCGGCTTCAACGCCATCCCGAAAGTGGCGCTGGTGCCGATCCTTGTCATCTGGTTCGGCATCGGCACTGTCCCCGCCGTGTTGACCGCCTTCCTGATTTCCTTCTTCCCCATCGTCGTTAATGTCGCCACTGGTCTTGCCACGATCGAGCCAGAAACCGAGGACGTGCTGCGGGCGCTGGGCGCAAAGAAGATGGACATCATGCTGAAGGTCGGCATTCCGCGCTCCATGCCTTATTTCTTCGGCTCGCTGAAAATCGCCATCACGCTCGCCTTCGTCGGCTCGGTCGTCTCGGAGACTGTCGCCTCAAATTATGGCCTCGGCAACATGATGAGTTCGGCGCAGAGCCAGTTCAACGTGCCGCTGGTCTTTGCCGGCCTTCTGATGCTCGCGGTGGAGGGCATCGTCATGTACGCCATCATGGCCTGGCTGGAGAAGCGCATGACCGGCTGGGCGCATCGCTCGACCATGGGGCAGTGA
- a CDS encoding mechanosensitive ion channel family protein, producing the protein MEQQATDIIVASQAAVRQASALAVQYSFSIVGALLLLIVGWLAATFLQRWAFQGLSRIRGFDETLAGFFAGAIRYVVLILVLVMVLGQFGVQTASILAALGAAGLAIGLALQGTLQNIAAGIMLLVLRPFRVGEYIETNTVSGTVVEIGLFATELKTSDGLYRLAPNSTLWNVPITNYSRFPSRRHELSLTVKNDDDLAAAQDMLMRVVRSESRVLLDPSPITFVDSVSADSATVKLRYWVRSDSYFVTTRDVTKAMKLAFDERKAEVSAQPA; encoded by the coding sequence ATGGAACAACAGGCAACGGATATCATCGTCGCATCGCAGGCGGCCGTGCGGCAGGCGAGCGCGCTGGCGGTGCAATATTCCTTTTCGATCGTCGGCGCGCTTCTGCTGCTGATCGTCGGCTGGCTGGCCGCCACCTTCCTGCAACGCTGGGCTTTTCAGGGCCTGTCGCGCATTCGCGGTTTCGATGAGACCTTGGCCGGTTTCTTCGCAGGCGCCATCCGTTATGTCGTGCTTATTCTGGTGCTGGTGATGGTGCTTGGCCAGTTCGGCGTGCAGACAGCTTCCATTCTCGCGGCCCTTGGTGCTGCCGGTCTCGCCATCGGCCTTGCGCTGCAGGGCACGCTGCAAAACATTGCCGCCGGCATCATGCTTCTGGTGCTGCGCCCCTTCCGGGTCGGTGAATATATCGAGACCAATACGGTCAGCGGCACCGTGGTGGAAATCGGTTTGTTTGCCACCGAGCTCAAGACCAGCGACGGGCTTTACCGCCTCGCACCCAATTCCACCCTTTGGAATGTACCGATCACCAATTACAGCCGCTTTCCCTCACGCCGCCACGAGCTGAGCCTGACGGTCAAGAATGACGACGATCTGGCTGCTGCACAGGATATGCTGATGCGCGTGGTGCGCTCGGAAAGCCGGGTGCTGCTGGACCCCTCCCCCATCACCTTCGTCGATTCCGTCAGCGCCGACAGCGCGACGGTCAAATTGCGTTATTGGGTGCGCAGCGACAGTTATTTCGTAACGACCCGCGATGTGACGAAGGCGATGAAACTCGCCTTTGATGAACGCAAGGCGGAAGTGAGCGCGCAGCCCGCCTGA
- a CDS encoding YnfA family protein, which produces MKVYLIYVLAALAEIAGCFAFWAWLKLGKPVWILLPGMLSLAAFAWLLALVPTETAGRAYAAYGGIYIAASLLWLWGVEGQLPDKWDVAGGAVCLAGTAVILFGPRA; this is translated from the coding sequence ATGAAGGTCTATCTTATCTATGTATTGGCGGCACTTGCGGAAATCGCCGGTTGCTTCGCCTTCTGGGCCTGGCTGAAACTCGGCAAGCCGGTCTGGATATTATTGCCGGGCATGCTGTCGCTTGCCGCATTTGCCTGGCTGCTGGCACTGGTGCCGACCGAGACGGCGGGCAGAGCCTATGCCGCTTATGGCGGGATTTACATCGCCGCATCGCTTCTCTGGCTCTGGGGCGTTGAAGGGCAGCTGCCGGATAAATGGGATGTCGCCGGCGGCGCCGTCTGCCTTGCCGGCACGGCCGTCATTCTGTTCGGCCCACGCGCCTGA
- a CDS encoding SOS response-associated peptidase, giving the protein MCGRFVLKATPEEIADYLDLIGLEDFPARFNIAPTQPVLVVLEGERQERGSNLPNRRAVLVRWGFLPGWVKDPKDFPLLINARSETAIGKASFRAAMRHRRVLIPATGFYEWRRPPKEEGGKPQPYFIRPKNGGIVAFAGLMETWSSADGSEVDTGAILTTAANAAIGRIHDRMPVVIAPEDFSRWLDCKTQEPREVADLMRPAQDDFFEMIPVSDKVNKVANVGADLIEPVPETAPLAKIKPPKDEGQMSLF; this is encoded by the coding sequence ATGTGTGGACGTTTTGTCCTGAAGGCGACGCCGGAAGAAATCGCCGATTATCTCGACCTGATCGGGCTTGAGGATTTTCCCGCCCGTTTCAACATCGCGCCCACGCAACCGGTTCTGGTGGTGCTGGAAGGCGAGCGGCAGGAGCGCGGCAGCAACCTGCCCAACCGCCGGGCCGTGCTGGTCCGCTGGGGTTTTCTGCCGGGCTGGGTGAAGGATCCCAAGGATTTTCCCTTGCTCATCAACGCGCGTTCGGAAACCGCCATCGGCAAGGCATCCTTCCGCGCCGCCATGCGCCATCGCCGCGTGCTAATTCCCGCCACTGGCTTTTATGAGTGGCGACGACCGCCGAAGGAGGAGGGCGGCAAGCCGCAGCCCTATTTCATCCGCCCGAAAAACGGCGGCATCGTCGCCTTTGCCGGCCTTATGGAAACATGGTCCTCAGCCGATGGCTCGGAAGTCGATACCGGTGCAATTCTCACCACCGCCGCCAATGCCGCGATCGGGCGTATTCACGACCGCATGCCTGTTGTCATCGCGCCCGAGGATTTCAGCCGCTGGCTGGACTGCAAGACGCAGGAACCGCGCGAGGTGGCCGATCTGATGCGCCCGGCGCAGGACGATTTCTTCGAGATGATCCCGGTGTCGGACAAGGTCAACAAGGTCGCCAATGTCGGCGCTGACCTCATCGAACCGGTGCCGGAAACCGCGCCGCTGGCAAAGATCAAACCGCCGAAGGATGAAGGGCAGATGTCGCTGTTTTAA
- a CDS encoding NUDIX hydrolase: protein MTLRIKPHPASSAIVRNGDRLLLVRRANPPSKDMFAFPGGRGEEGETPAETALRELHEETGIVARKPQLFATYDLPSRNADGVLTSHYFLSVFTVETDADPAVTAADDAADAGWYTLAEIRRLPAPESVVECAERLFA from the coding sequence ATGACCCTTCGCATCAAGCCCCACCCCGCCTCCTCCGCCATCGTCAGGAATGGCGACCGGCTGCTTCTCGTGCGCCGGGCCAATCCACCGTCAAAGGACATGTTCGCCTTTCCGGGCGGGCGCGGCGAAGAGGGGGAAACACCGGCCGAGACCGCACTTCGCGAACTTCACGAGGAAACCGGCATCGTGGCGCGCAAACCGCAACTCTTCGCGACCTATGACCTGCCGTCACGCAATGCAGACGGCGTGCTGACCAGCCATTATTTCCTGTCCGTCTTCACGGTGGAAACGGATGCCGATCCGGCGGTGACGGCGGCCGACGATGCGGCGGATGCGGGCTGGTACACATTGGCGGAAATCCGCCGGCTGCCGGCACCTGAAAGCGTCGTCGAATGCGCCGAGCGCCTGTTTGCATGA
- a CDS encoding GGDEF domain-containing response regulator has protein sequence MQDKILLIEDSVALSMLLKSRLSEETEAEVIHCDSMAAADTLLRAHDFTLALTGLNLPDAPKGEILALLSEHKVPAIVFTATVDEEARKRYAEKKIIDYIVKDGHRTVDAVVKTVDRILTNRRFSVLVVDDARTARSGLVEILERQNFKVSEAHSGNRALEILSQDPSIQLVITDYHMPDMDGYELTRRICDSRSSEDLRVIGISSSTDRLLSASFLKAGASDFVYRPFVPEELQCRIDNNIETLKQLKRLRELAERDHLTGLPNRRSFFERTRALMDIINDNDENGAVAILDIDHFKKINDTLGHDAGDRALKKLAELLHDMCHEKRHIPARLGGEEFAVFLRGLDARAAYQFCEELRGAVESNGRQLSGSSLALTISLGVVEIEKGEPFDNQLNAADQLLYLAKANGRNRVYSDVMIQEGLQKMGQNS, from the coding sequence ATGCAGGATAAAATCCTTCTGATTGAAGATTCCGTTGCTCTTTCCATGCTGCTGAAGTCGCGGCTCTCGGAAGAGACCGAAGCTGAGGTCATTCATTGTGACAGCATGGCCGCCGCCGATACGCTGTTGCGCGCCCATGATTTCACGCTGGCGCTGACGGGGCTCAACCTGCCCGACGCACCGAAGGGCGAGATTTTAGCTCTTCTTTCCGAGCACAAGGTGCCGGCAATCGTCTTCACCGCAACGGTGGATGAAGAGGCACGCAAACGTTACGCCGAAAAGAAGATCATCGATTATATCGTCAAGGACGGGCACCGCACCGTCGATGCGGTGGTCAAGACCGTTGACCGGATTTTGACCAACCGGCGCTTTTCCGTTCTGGTGGTCGATGACGCGCGCACGGCGCGTTCCGGCCTGGTGGAAATATTGGAGCGGCAGAATTTCAAGGTCAGCGAGGCCCATTCGGGCAACCGGGCGCTGGAAATCCTGTCGCAGGACCCATCGATCCAGCTCGTCATCACCGATTACCATATGCCTGACATGGACGGTTATGAGCTGACGCGCCGTATCTGCGACAGTCGTTCCTCGGAAGATCTCAGGGTGATCGGCATCTCGTCCTCCACCGACCGGCTGCTTTCGGCAAGCTTCCTGAAGGCAGGCGCATCCGATTTCGTCTATCGCCCCTTCGTGCCGGAAGAATTGCAGTGCCGTATCGACAATAATATCGAAACGCTGAAGCAGCTGAAGCGCCTGCGTGAACTGGCTGAACGCGACCATCTGACCGGCTTGCCGAACCGCCGCTCCTTCTTCGAGCGTACCCGGGCCTTGATGGATATCATCAACGACAACGACGAAAACGGCGCGGTCGCCATTCTCGACATCGACCATTTCAAGAAGATCAACGACACACTCGGGCACGATGCCGGCGACCGGGCGCTGAAAAAGCTTGCCGAACTGCTGCACGACATGTGCCATGAGAAGCGCCATATTCCCGCCCGCCTCGGCGGCGAGGAGTTCGCCGTGTTCCTGCGCGGGCTTGATGCCCGTGCCGCCTATCAGTTCTGCGAGGAACTGCGCGGCGCTGTTGAAAGCAATGGCCGCCAGCTCAGCGGCAGCAGCCTGGCGCTGACGATTTCGCTCGGCGTGGTGGAAATCGAAAAGGGTGAACCTTTCGACAACCAGCTGAATGCCGCCGATCAGCTACTCTATCTCGCCAAGGCGAATGGCCGCAACCGGGTGTATTCCGACGTGATGATCCAGGAAGGCTTACAGAAGATGGGGCAGAACAGCTGA
- the pssA gene encoding CDP-diacylglycerol--serine O-phosphatidyltransferase has translation METPIIEPQQNGKQESRKDSGRGPRLREIPFRLVIPNLITVLAICAGLSGVRLAIEGRFELAVGMVLLAAFLDGIDGRIARMMKATSKFGEQMDSLADIVNFGVAPALVVYAYLLDQARSIGWIAALIYVIAAGLRLARFNVMIERPVKAPWQNEFFVGVPAPMGAMLVLLPVYLGFLGVEPDKPFAYVAAAYTVLIGYLLISRLPVWSGKSGTSRIRRDLVLPMILVVVLYVAMLMSFTWEVLVLTVAAYLVFIPISARLWHRRYGTLTIEEDAHDDANGGNGLDRGI, from the coding sequence ATGGAAACGCCGATCATCGAGCCGCAACAGAACGGAAAACAGGAGAGCCGCAAGGATAGCGGCCGGGGACCACGCCTGCGGGAAATTCCCTTCCGCCTCGTGATACCCAATCTCATCACCGTTCTGGCCATCTGTGCGGGCCTGAGCGGCGTTCGCCTCGCCATCGAAGGCCGCTTTGAGCTGGCCGTCGGCATGGTGCTGCTCGCCGCCTTCCTCGACGGCATCGACGGGCGCATCGCCCGCATGATGAAGGCGACATCCAAATTCGGCGAACAGATGGATAGTCTGGCCGACATCGTCAATTTCGGTGTCGCCCCTGCCTTGGTGGTCTATGCCTATCTGCTCGATCAGGCACGCTCCATCGGCTGGATCGCCGCGCTCATCTATGTCATTGCCGCCGGCCTGCGCCTGGCACGCTTCAACGTGATGATCGAACGGCCGGTGAAAGCGCCCTGGCAGAACGAATTCTTCGTGGGTGTTCCGGCTCCCATGGGCGCCATGCTGGTGCTTCTGCCGGTCTATCTCGGCTTCCTCGGCGTGGAGCCGGACAAGCCCTTCGCCTACGTCGCCGCCGCCTATACCGTACTGATCGGTTACCTCCTCATCAGCCGTTTGCCGGTCTGGTCGGGAAAATCAGGCACCAGCCGCATTCGCCGCGATCTGGTGCTGCCGATGATCCTCGTCGTCGTGCTTTATGTGGCGATGTTGATGAGCTTCACCTGGGAAGTGCTGGTTCTGACGGTTGCCGCCTACCTCGTCTTCATTCCCATCAGCGCCCGCCTGTGGCACCGCCGCTACGGCACGCTGACCATCGAAGAAGACGCGCATGATGATGCGAATGGCGGAAACGGCCTCGATCGCGGTATTTGA
- a CDS encoding TIGR02301 family protein, translating into MIRSTIFLSLFLTMLPAGQEGIAYAQPSKAASKEVRPAEVTPPKPAPYDDKLARLSEILGAVQYLRTLCPSSGPEDWRRSMSDLLAADTANEPERRQRMTAAFNRGYRSFAAIHTSCTRAAVMAEENYRNEGATLAQEIASRFGN; encoded by the coding sequence TTGATACGATCAACCATTTTCCTGTCTCTTTTCCTGACCATGTTACCGGCCGGGCAAGAAGGCATCGCTTATGCGCAGCCTTCAAAAGCGGCTTCCAAGGAAGTACGACCTGCGGAAGTAACGCCGCCCAAACCCGCACCTTATGACGACAAGCTGGCACGGCTTTCCGAAATACTGGGCGCGGTGCAATATTTAAGAACCCTGTGCCCTTCTTCCGGTCCGGAGGACTGGCGCAGATCGATGAGCGATCTTCTGGCTGCGGACACGGCCAACGAACCCGAAAGACGCCAGCGCATGACGGCTGCATTCAACCGTGGATACCGCTCCTTTGCGGCCATCCACACCAGTTGCACACGCGCCGCCGTCATGGCAGAAGAGAACTACCGTAACGAAGGGGCAACACTCGCTCAGGAAATCGCGTCGCGGTTCGGAAATTAG
- a CDS encoding phosphatidylserine decarboxylase, giving the protein MSLFDTIRNTIVPIHKEGYVFVAAFFVASLVLGWISEPLFWVGLVLTAWCAYFFRDPERVTPQDDDLIISPADGKVSAVQTVVPPLELELGKEPMVRISVFMNVFNCHVNRAPVRGRIVNVAYRPGLFLNAEVDKASEDNERNGLVIETAHGKVGVVQIAGMVARRIVCWVKPNEPVDAGERFGLIRFGSRLDIFLPEGFQPRVSVGQTAIAGETVLAEFGSAKGPVISRRG; this is encoded by the coding sequence ATGAGTCTGTTCGACACCATTCGCAACACCATCGTACCGATCCACAAGGAAGGTTACGTCTTTGTCGCCGCCTTCTTCGTCGCGTCGCTGGTGCTCGGCTGGATTTCCGAACCGCTATTCTGGGTCGGTCTCGTGCTGACGGCCTGGTGCGCCTATTTCTTTCGCGACCCCGAGCGCGTTACACCACAGGATGACGACCTGATCATCAGCCCCGCCGACGGCAAGGTTTCCGCCGTGCAGACCGTCGTTCCGCCGCTGGAGCTGGAACTCGGCAAGGAGCCGATGGTGCGCATCTCGGTATTCATGAACGTGTTCAACTGCCATGTGAACCGCGCCCCGGTACGCGGCCGCATCGTCAATGTCGCCTATCGCCCCGGCCTCTTCCTCAATGCGGAAGTGGACAAGGCTTCCGAAGACAATGAGCGCAACGGTCTCGTCATCGAGACGGCGCATGGCAAGGTCGGCGTGGTGCAGATCGCCGGCATGGTTGCCCGCCGTATCGTCTGCTGGGTCAAGCCGAATGAACCTGTTGATGCCGGTGAGCGTTTCGGCCTTATCCGTTTCGGTTCGCGTCTCGACATCTTCCTGCCGGAAGGTTTCCAGCCACGCGTTTCCGTCGGCCAGACGGCGATTGCCGGTGAAACCGTACTTGCCGAATTCGGCTCCGCCAAGGGCCCGGTCATCAGCCGCCGCGGCTGA
- a CDS encoding HD domain-containing protein has product MAAAKGPRAWQRMLSGRRLDLLDPSPLDVEIADIAHGLARVARWNGQTRGDHAFSVAQHSLIVETIFCRMCADATPGDMQMALLHDAPEYVIGDMISPFKSVVGGGYKTVEKRLEAAVHLRFGLPPHASRELKDRIKKADTVAAFFEATELAGFSTAEAQKFFGLPRGITRDMFTITPLPSTEAQRLFIERFEAIEALRVTKTGSAK; this is encoded by the coding sequence GTGGCTGCCGCAAAAGGTCCGCGCGCCTGGCAGCGCATGCTCTCCGGGCGGCGGCTCGATCTGCTCGATCCTTCGCCGCTCGATGTGGAAATTGCCGATATCGCCCATGGTCTTGCCCGCGTTGCCCGCTGGAACGGCCAGACGCGCGGTGATCACGCCTTTTCCGTCGCCCAGCACAGCCTCATCGTCGAGACGATTTTCTGCCGCATGTGCGCGGATGCGACGCCCGGCGACATGCAGATGGCGCTTCTGCATGATGCGCCCGAATATGTCATCGGCGACATGATCTCACCGTTCAAATCCGTGGTTGGCGGCGGTTACAAGACCGTGGAAAAACGGCTGGAGGCCGCCGTGCATCTGCGGTTCGGCCTGCCGCCGCATGCATCACGCGAATTGAAGGACCGCATCAAGAAGGCCGATACGGTTGCCGCCTTTTTCGAGGCGACGGAGCTTGCCGGTTTTTCCACCGCCGAGGCGCAGAAATTCTTCGGGCTGCCGCGCGGCATCACCCGCGACATGTTCACCATCACGCCGCTGCCCTCGACGGAAGCGCAGAGACTGTTCATCGAACGTTTCGAAGCAATCGAGGCGCTGCGCGTAACCAAGACCGGGAGCGCCAAATGA
- a CDS encoding tyrosine phosphatase family protein, translating into MTAIVVSPLSRIAEMAVKHKAREMVTLIAKEQSFHRPAVIAADRHLTLAMNDIAFKGTGDLIAPDDAHVLKLIDFAREWDQSAPLLIHCWMGISRSPAAAVIAALSLYPDQDDNELALRLRAVSPYVTPNARIIAIGDRLLAREGRLVKAIKAIGRGADTDGNVPFVLPLGG; encoded by the coding sequence ATGACGGCCATCGTGGTATCGCCGCTGTCGCGGATCGCGGAAATGGCCGTGAAGCACAAGGCCCGCGAAATGGTGACACTGATCGCCAAGGAGCAGAGCTTTCACCGCCCGGCGGTGATTGCCGCCGACCGGCATCTGACGCTTGCCATGAACGACATCGCCTTCAAGGGCACTGGCGATCTTATCGCCCCTGATGATGCGCATGTGCTGAAGCTCATCGATTTTGCGCGGGAATGGGATCAGTCCGCGCCGCTGCTCATCCATTGCTGGATGGGGATTTCGCGCTCACCGGCCGCCGCCGTCATTGCAGCACTCAGCCTTTATCCGGATCAGGACGATAACGAGCTTGCGCTTCGCCTGCGCGCCGTCTCGCCCTATGTCACCCCCAATGCCCGCATCATTGCCATCGGCGATCGGCTGCTGGCGCGTGAAGGCCGGCTGGTCAAGGCAATCAAGGCGATCGGCAGGGGTGCCGATACCGACGGCAATGTGCCTTTCGTGTTGCCGCTTGGCGGCTGA